Proteins encoded together in one Benincasa hispida cultivar B227 chromosome 1, ASM972705v1, whole genome shotgun sequence window:
- the LOC120073406 gene encoding uncharacterized protein LOC120073406 isoform X4: MSLKKDDSNSHDQTAAVQHDLRKKPKFSYTRDFLLSLSDLDVCKKLPSGFDQSIMAEFEEASYDRQRVSGALSLNSFRRNEYGSSPPSRAETSNYSRRIHGKREIHSSGRSDKDSDSQSDRDSVDSGWRYGDQSRRPSQGPEHDGLLGSGSFPRPSGYVPAFLAPKVRANDQYQLNRSNEPYHPPRPYKAVAHQRGNTNDSYNHETFGSSEYTSEDRVEEEKKRRASFESMRKEQHKAFQESHKSNPVKQRDEFAILMELDESKDDEKSLNTISGVDESISLKQTSKNDREKSFTSQSTVSRPLVPPGFTSTVLEKNFATRSSVNPHLLEGKDDIDKCLQTKEEQLHNGIAEDLEGKSSSEQMGRAEQYRKTSINVSTNNTGEKILDLFSAVDMSNKTTEIDNQSHKKSLEVFEASDNSTVVDCKTEKLPANTAIGEPSQVHSSSILEKLFGSAMKLDGDATNFIEHDNEMDDVCSPQNAQSSKFAHWFMDSDRKQEDDLSPKRSIDLLTMIVGGEKGGYDVADVKHSEQSLPTVAFHGYESAENYITSSSTSSNVAKPEPFYNKSKPEAVSAILTCEAVEQTLLSKVSENDSALHPSDQRCSHPVADVKHPSVKSDDHASQHLLSLLQKGSSPLISEYGDDGGYMGPVFHNNEESTHNISNPGKTLTLETLFGSAFMKELQSVGAPVSAQRGSSGSVKSDASESHGPITDDGPLSNNEVRSSMLNHDHGDQRQQNQPDIVRGNWLNLNGPRPESDSSHPLAKLGHKIGGPAEMPFPEEDSLIISDSMNFQNLISMGNSAKPQPLFSHNTQDNNAMLSPAFKDERQSIGGVDGLPFSANPYDRRETEMPHRKAPVHSAFSQLHPPQTNNVKLFHQFEPRPPNMNSQGDLMLPEGIVHHDSPSNHQFVANMLRPPTSGLSGFDHSIHHPMLQQMQTSVNLPPQHLLQGLSRGVAPPMSNRNLPLHPHSARGSAAPSQPNHQVTGLPQELNSIQGFHIGQRVPNIGGPRLPSPAPGNQPDAIQRLIQMGHRSNSKQIHPLSASGGHGQGMYGHELNMGYGYR; this comes from the exons ATGAGCCTCAAGAAGGATGATTCGAATTCACACGATCAGACCGCTGCAGTACAGCATGATTTGCGAAA GAAACCAAAGTTTTCTTACACGAGAGATTTCCTGTTGTCCCTGAGCGATTTGGATGTTTGCAAAAAGTTGCCGAGCGGCTTTGACCAATCCATTATGGC tgaatttgaagaagcttccTACGATAGGCAAAGAGTTTCTGGAGCTTTGTCTTTGAATAGTTTTAGGCGCAATGAGTATGGCTCATCACCACCCAGCAGGGCAGAAACGAGTAATTATTCTCGTCGCATACATGGAAAGAGGGAAATTCATTCTTCTGGACGGAGTGATAAGGATAGTGACTCACAATCTGATAGGGATTCAG TGGATTCTGGGTGGCGATATGGCGATCAGTCTAGGAGGCCTTCGCAGGGTCCTGAACATGATGGACTTCTTGGGAGTGGTTCCTTTCCTAGACCATCTGGATATGTACCAGCATTTTTGGCACCAAAGGTTCGAGCAAATGATCAATACCAGCTCAACAGAAGCAATGAGCCATATCATCCACCTCGTCCTTATAAG GCTGTAGCCCATCAACGAGGGAATACTAATGATTCATACAATCACGAAACTTTTGGTTCTTCTGAGTACACAAGTGAGGATAGGgttgaagaggaaaaaaagagaagag CTTCATTTGAGTCAATGAGGAAAGAACAACATAAGGCATTTCAAGAAAGTCACAAATCAAATCCTGTGAAGCAGAGAGATGAGTTTGCCATCCTAATGGAGTTGGACGAGTCTAAGGATGATGAGAAATCATTGAATACAATCAGTGGTGTCGATGAATCCATCTCTTTAAAACAAACTTCAAAGAATGATCGAGAAAAATCTTTTACATCACAGTCAACTGTATCTAGGCCACTTGTGCCTCCTGGATTCACCAGCACTGTGTTGGAAAAAAACTTTGCAACAAGGTCTTCAGTTAATCCTCATTTGCTGGAG GGCAAGGATGACATTGACAAGTGTCTGCAAACCAAAGAAGAGCAATTGCATAACGGGATTGCTGAAGATTTAGAGGGAAAAAGTTCATCAGAGCAAATGGGTCGTGCTGAACAATATAGAAAAACCAGCATTAATGTTTCTACCAACAACACTGGCGAAAAGATTCTCGATCTGTTTTCTGCTGTAGACATGTCTAATAAAACAACTGAAATAGATAATCAATCGCACAAAAAATCTTTGGAAGTTTTTGAAGCTTCTGATAACAGTACAGTTGTTGACTGTAAGACTGAGAAGTTACCAGCGAATACTGCCATTGGTGAACCAAGCCAAGTTCATTCATCTTCCATCTTGGAGAAACTTTTTGGCAGTGCCATGAAGTTAGATGGTGATGCTACTAATTTTATTGAG CATGACAACGAGATGGACGATGTATGCAGCCCTCAAAATGCTCAATCATCTAAATTTGCTCATTGGTTCATGGACAGCG ATAGGAAACAGGAGGACGACCTTTCACCTAAAAGGTCAATTGACTTGCTTACGATGATTGTAGGTGGAGAAAAGGGTGGGTATGATGTAGCTGATGTGAAGCATTCTGAGCAATCTCTGCCTACAGTTGCTTTCCATGGTTATGAATCTGCAGAAAATTATATCACatcaagttcaacatcatccaATGTTGCAAAGCCTGAGCCATTTTATAATAAGAGTAAGCCAGAGGCTGTTTCTGCAATCCTTACCTGTGAAGCCGTTGAACAGACACTGCTGTCAAAAGTCAGTGAGAATGACTCAGCTTTGCACCCGTCTGATCAACGATGTAGTCATCCTGTTGCTGATGTGAAACATCCATCTGTGAAAAGTGATGATCATGCATCACAGCACCTTCTCTCACTGTTACAGAAGGGTTCGAGTCCATTGATTTCGGAATATGGTGATGATGGTGGATATATGGGCCCTGTATTTCACAATAATGAGGAAAGCACCCACAACATTTCAAATCCGGGGAAAACATTAACTCTTGAAACACTTTTTGGGTCTGCCTTTATGAAGGAGCTTCAATCAGTTGGAGCTCCAGTTTCAGCACAAAGGGGTTCATCAGGATCTGTTAAAAGTGATGCTTCAGAGTCTCATGGTCCGATCACAGATGATGGTCCCTTGTCCAACAATGAAGTTCGGTCCAGTATGCTTAATCATGATCATGGTGATCAAAGACAGCAAAACCAACCAGATATAGTTCGTGGGAATTGGTTAAATCTGAATGGCCCTCGACCTGAATCAGATTCTTCTCATCCCCTTGCCAAGTTGGGACATAAGATTGGCGGACCAGCTGAAATGCCCTTTCCTGAAGAGGACAGTTTAATCATAAGCGATTCTATGAACTTTCAGAATCTCATTTCTATGGGGAATTCTGCTAAACCTCAACCACTGTTCTCGCACAACACACAAGACAATAATGCAATGCTTAGCCCTGCATTCAAAGATGAAAGACAAAGTATAGGAGGTGTGGATGGGCTACCTTTTTCAGCCAACCCTTATGATAGGAGGGAGACTGAAATGCCACATCGGAAAGCTCCTGTTCATTCTGCCTTTTCTCAGCTTCATCCCCCACAAACGAATAATGTCAAGTTGTTTCATCAATTTGAACCTCGTCCTCCTAACATGAATTCTCAGGGAGATTTAATGTTGCCAGAAGGAATTGTGCATCATGACTCGCCATCTAATCATCAATTTGTAGCAAATATGCTTCGTCCTCCTACCTCTGGATTATCTGGATTTGATCATTCGATTCATCACCCAATGCTGCAGCAGATGCAAACTTCAGTCAATCTTCCACCACAACATCTACTACAAGGGTTATCTAGAGGTGTAGCTCCACCTATGTCAAACAGAAATCTTCCTCTACATCCTCACTCTGCCAGAGGTAGTGCAGCACCTTCACAACCCAACCATCAGGTGACTGGCTTGCCGCAGGAACTCAATTCAATCCAAGGGTTTCACATCGGTCAGCGTGTGCCTAATATTGGTGGTCCCAGATTACCCTCGCCTG CTCCTGGTAACCAACCAGACGCAATACAGAGGCTTATCCAAATGGGACATAGATCAAACTCGAAGCAAATTCATCCGCTTTCTGCCAGTGGTGGCCATGGTCAGGGAATGTACGGTCACGAGTTGAACATGGGTTACGGGTACAGGTAA